A stretch of Sulfitobacter sp. THAF37 DNA encodes these proteins:
- a CDS encoding GNAT family N-acetyltransferase, with the protein MDFTISKGFAEAERARVADLYWTAFSGKLRHVLGPPAKALEFLSDHLDPEFALVARDADQQVQGVAGFKTAEGSLVGGNLRDIARVYGVVSACWRGPLLALVERDLTEDTLLMDGICVAPDGRGQGLGSALLTAIKDRARAQGKSCIRLDVIDTNPRARALYDRFGFEAAGQESLGPFRLIFGFRTATRMICPV; encoded by the coding sequence ATGGATTTCACGATATCAAAGGGCTTTGCCGAAGCAGAGCGCGCCCGCGTTGCCGACCTGTACTGGACCGCCTTTTCCGGCAAGTTGCGCCATGTTCTGGGCCCGCCCGCAAAGGCCCTTGAATTCCTGTCCGACCACCTGGATCCGGAGTTTGCCCTGGTCGCGCGCGATGCCGATCAACAGGTTCAGGGCGTCGCGGGCTTCAAGACCGCCGAAGGGTCGCTTGTGGGCGGCAACCTGCGTGACATCGCGCGGGTCTATGGCGTCGTGTCCGCCTGCTGGCGCGGGCCGCTCCTGGCCCTGGTCGAGCGGGACCTGACCGAGGATACGCTGCTGATGGACGGTATCTGCGTCGCGCCCGACGGGCGGGGTCAGGGGCTGGGCAGCGCGCTGCTGACGGCGATCAAGGACAGGGCAAGGGCGCAGGGCAAATCCTGCATCCGGCTTGATGTCATCGACACCAACCCGCGCGCCCGCGCCCTTTACGACCGCTTCGGCTTTGAAGCCGCGGGGCAGGAAAGCCTTGGGCCATTCCGCCTGATCTTTGGTTTTCGAACAGCCACGCGCATGATCTGCCCCGTGTAA
- a CDS encoding 1-acyl-sn-glycerol-3-phosphate acyltransferase, whose amino-acid sequence MTQIVELPLWLFILILLFAAVTALSHLLLPSVRWFFRLRLERAVKRLNTRLKRPIEPFKLARRHDMIQRLIYDPGVTEEIVNYANKNGVPENVAFQKARDYAREIVPSFSAFAYFSFGIRVARLLANWVYRIKTADSNDATFDAIPEDATVVFIMNHRSNMDYVLVTYLAARDSALAYAVGEWARVWPLSWLIKSLGAYFIRRRSRGALYRKVLARYVQMATAGGVNQAMYPEGGLSLTGALQPPKMGLLSYVVEGFDPVGERDVVLMPVAINYDRVLEDRVLIAADQRGDRRFGARITVVLGFILRKLWQRLTRQETRFGTAAVAFGAPLSLREAGADATVEALSEDLMARIADAMPVLSVPLIAAALLEGDAMDTAALVNRATDLLEQVPLANRAVDPAELEADVGQALEGLRARGIVLRENALWRPNPDDLPVLRFYANSISHLFPAHAALATDISATAKS is encoded by the coding sequence ATGACGCAGATTGTCGAACTGCCGCTGTGGCTTTTTATCCTGATATTGCTCTTTGCCGCAGTCACGGCATTGAGCCATCTGCTGTTGCCATCGGTGCGCTGGTTCTTTCGGCTGCGGCTGGAACGTGCGGTCAAGCGCCTGAACACCCGGCTGAAACGCCCGATCGAACCGTTCAAGCTGGCGCGGCGGCACGACATGATCCAGCGGCTGATCTACGATCCCGGCGTGACCGAAGAGATCGTGAATTACGCCAACAAAAATGGCGTGCCGGAAAACGTGGCCTTTCAAAAGGCCCGCGATTATGCCCGCGAGATCGTGCCCAGTTTCTCGGCTTTTGCCTATTTCAGTTTCGGCATCCGGGTGGCGCGCCTGCTGGCCAACTGGGTCTACCGGATCAAGACCGCGGACAGCAACGACGCGACCTTTGACGCAATCCCGGAGGATGCCACCGTCGTCTTTATCATGAACCACCGGTCCAACATGGATTATGTGCTGGTGACTTACCTTGCGGCACGGGATTCCGCGCTGGCCTATGCGGTGGGGGAATGGGCGCGGGTCTGGCCGCTGAGCTGGCTGATCAAATCGCTTGGGGCCTATTTCATCCGTCGCCGGTCACGCGGCGCGCTCTACCGCAAGGTGCTGGCGCGCTACGTGCAGATGGCAACGGCAGGGGGGGTCAATCAGGCGATGTACCCCGAAGGCGGGCTGAGCCTGACCGGGGCGTTGCAGCCGCCCAAGATGGGGCTTCTGTCCTATGTGGTCGAAGGGTTCGACCCCGTGGGCGAACGTGATGTGGTGCTGATGCCGGTTGCCATCAACTATGACAGGGTGCTGGAAGACCGGGTGCTGATTGCCGCCGACCAGCGCGGCGACCGGCGATTCGGCGCGCGGATCACCGTGGTTCTGGGGTTTATCCTGCGCAAGCTGTGGCAACGGCTGACCCGGCAGGAAACGCGGTTCGGGACCGCGGCGGTGGCCTTTGGCGCGCCTTTGTCCCTGCGCGAGGCCGGTGCCGATGCCACGGTGGAGGCGCTGTCGGAAGACCTGATGGCGCGGATCGCGGATGCCATGCCGGTGCTGAGCGTGCCCCTGATCGCCGCCGCCTTGCTGGAGGGCGATGCGATGGACACGGCCGCGCTGGTGAACAGGGCGACCGACCTGCTGGAGCAGGTGCCGCTGGCCAACAGGGCCGTGGACCCGGCCGAGCTGGAGGCCGACGTGGGCCAGGCGCTGGAGGGATTGCGGGCGCGGGGCATCGTGCTGCGCGAGAATGCCCTTTGGCGCCCCAACCCCGACGATCTGCCGGTGTTGCGGTTCTATGCCAATTCCATCTCACACCTTTTTCCGGCCCATGCTGCGCTCGCAACAGATATTTCTGCGACTGCGAAGTCATAA
- the ccrA gene encoding crotonyl-CoA carboxylase/reductase, whose product MALDTTIAQYDAPEKDLYEMGEMPPMGYVPKQMYAWAIRRERHGDPDTAMVEEVVDVPTLDSNEVLVLVMAAGINYNGVWAARGVPISPFDGHKQPYHIAGSDASGIVWAVGDKVKRWKVGDEVVIHCNQDDGDDEFCNGGDPMYSTSQRIWGYETPDGSFAQFTNVQAQQLMPRPKHLTWEESACYTLTLATAYRMLFGHEPHDLKPGQNVLVWGASGGLGSYAIQLINTAGANAIGVISDESKRDFVMDLGAKGVLNRKDFNCWGQLPTVNTPEYATWFKEARKFGAAIWEITGKGNNVDMVFEHPGEATFPVSTFVVKKGGMVVICAGTSGFNLTFDVRYMWMHQKRLQGSHFAHLQQASSANKLMLERRLDPCMSEVFTWADLPEAHMKMMRNEHKPGNMSVLVQAPTTGLRTLEDALDARN is encoded by the coding sequence ATGGCACTCGATACGACCATCGCGCAATACGACGCACCCGAGAAGGACCTCTATGAGATGGGCGAAATGCCCCCGATGGGCTACGTCCCCAAGCAGATGTATGCCTGGGCGATCCGCCGCGAGCGGCACGGCGACCCCGACACCGCGATGGTCGAGGAAGTGGTGGATGTGCCGACCCTGGACAGCAACGAGGTGCTGGTCCTGGTGATGGCGGCAGGGATCAACTACAACGGCGTCTGGGCCGCCCGCGGCGTCCCGATCAGCCCCTTTGACGGTCACAAGCAGCCCTACCATATCGCGGGCTCGGACGCGTCTGGCATCGTCTGGGCCGTGGGTGACAAGGTCAAACGCTGGAAGGTCGGCGACGAGGTGGTGATCCACTGCAACCAGGACGACGGCGACGACGAATTCTGCAACGGCGGCGACCCGATGTATTCCACCTCGCAGCGGATCTGGGGATACGAGACGCCGGACGGATCCTTCGCACAGTTCACCAACGTGCAGGCCCAGCAGCTGATGCCGCGCCCCAAGCATCTGACATGGGAGGAATCAGCCTGTTACACGCTGACGCTGGCCACGGCCTACCGGATGCTGTTCGGCCACGAACCGCACGACCTGAAGCCGGGCCAGAACGTGCTGGTCTGGGGGGCATCCGGCGGTCTGGGGTCCTATGCGATCCAGCTGATCAACACGGCGGGCGCGAATGCGATTGGCGTCATCTCGGACGAATCCAAGCGCGACTTCGTCATGGATCTGGGGGCCAAGGGCGTTCTGAACCGCAAGGATTTCAATTGCTGGGGGCAGCTGCCCACGGTGAACACGCCTGAATACGCGACGTGGTTCAAGGAAGCGCGCAAGTTCGGTGCGGCGATCTGGGAGATCACCGGCAAGGGCAACAACGTGGACATGGTGTTCGAACATCCCGGCGAGGCGACGTTTCCGGTGTCCACATTCGTCGTCAAGAAGGGCGGCATGGTGGTGATCTGCGCGGGCACCTCCGGGTTCAACCTGACGTTCGACGTGCGCTACATGTGGATGCACCAGAAGCGCCTGCAGGGCAGCCACTTTGCGCATCTGCAGCAGGCGTCCTCGGCCAACAAGCTTATGCTGGAACGTCGGCTGGACCCCTGCATGTCCGAAGTCTTTACCTGGGCGGACCTGCCGGAGGCGCACATGAAGATGATGCGCAACGAGCACAAGCCCGGCAACATGTCCGTGCTGGTGCAGGCGCCGACCACCGGGTTGCGCACGCTGGAAGACGCGCTGGACGCGCGCAACTGA
- a CDS encoding autoinducer binding domain-containing protein yields the protein MDSILEALERTDSLDGLQRATEELRNLLGVDHVIYHWVDSTGEQYGCGTYSEAWKERYIAQGYLRVDPVVIGCYQRFHPVDWKRLDWASKAARAFMADALEYGVGNQGLSVPLRGPNGQFALFTVNHSCSDAEWADFTTTHRRELILIAHFLNDKALELEPDRTPETHQPLSPREVDAMTLLAAGHSRAQVADRLQISEHTLRVYIESARFKLGAMNTTHAVARALSRGLIVV from the coding sequence ATGGATTCCATTCTGGAGGCGCTGGAACGAACTGATTCTCTCGACGGGCTGCAACGCGCGACAGAAGAGCTGCGGAATCTTCTGGGCGTGGACCATGTGATTTATCATTGGGTCGATTCCACGGGGGAGCAATACGGCTGCGGGACCTATTCCGAAGCCTGGAAGGAACGCTATATCGCGCAGGGCTACCTGCGTGTCGACCCGGTGGTGATTGGCTGCTACCAGCGGTTTCATCCGGTGGACTGGAAGCGGCTGGACTGGGCGTCCAAGGCTGCCCGCGCCTTCATGGCGGACGCGCTGGAATACGGCGTCGGCAATCAGGGGCTGTCGGTGCCATTGCGCGGGCCGAACGGGCAGTTTGCCTTGTTTACGGTAAACCACAGTTGTTCGGATGCGGAGTGGGCAGATTTCACGACGACTCATCGGCGAGAGCTAATCCTGATCGCGCATTTCCTGAACGACAAGGCGCTGGAGCTGGAACCGGACCGCACGCCGGAGACGCACCAGCCGCTTTCGCCGCGAGAGGTGGACGCGATGACCCTGCTGGCAGCGGGCCACAGCCGCGCACAGGTCGCCGACCGGCTTCAGATTTCAGAGCACACGCTGCGGGTCTACATCGAAAGCGCCCGGTTCAAGCTGGGGGCGATGAACACCACCCACGCGGTGGCACGCGCGTTGAGCCGGGGGCTGATCGTAGTGTGA
- a CDS encoding acyl-homoserine-lactone synthase produces MLRYLYADQLHRHPRLARQMFEDRAAQFAHRLGWDVEVDAAGEERDAYDAMNPLYVIWEEQNGRHGGSMRFLPTTGPVMVNDHFGHLISGPVCSPLIWECTRFCLAQGAGPHVAAALMLAGGEIMHGFGIRHFVGVFDARMVRIYRMIGSSPDVLGAAGQGRDRISVGLWGFCGAAQERVARRAGISPEQSRFWFDQAFGSQMPAVLQQTA; encoded by the coding sequence ATGCTGCGTTATCTTTATGCCGACCAATTGCACCGACATCCCCGGCTGGCGCGGCAGATGTTCGAGGACAGGGCGGCGCAGTTCGCCCATCGCCTGGGCTGGGACGTGGAGGTCGACGCGGCAGGTGAGGAGCGCGACGCATACGACGCGATGAACCCGCTCTACGTGATCTGGGAAGAGCAGAACGGCCGTCATGGTGGCTCCATGCGGTTTCTGCCCACCACCGGGCCGGTCATGGTGAACGATCATTTCGGGCACCTGATCTCTGGCCCGGTGTGCAGCCCGCTGATCTGGGAATGCACACGTTTTTGCCTGGCCCAGGGGGCGGGACCGCATGTGGCGGCGGCACTCATGCTGGCGGGCGGCGAGATCATGCATGGCTTTGGCATCAGGCATTTCGTCGGGGTCTTTGATGCCCGGATGGTGCGGATCTACCGTATGATCGGATCCAGCCCCGACGTGCTGGGCGCCGCCGGGCAGGGGCGCGACAGGATCAGCGTGGGGCTATGGGGCTTTTGCGGCGCGGCACAGGAAAGGGTTGCGCGGCGGGCCGGGATCAGCCCCGAACAGTCACGTTTCTGGTTCGACCAGGCTTTCGGCAGCCAAATGCCCGCCGTTTTGCAGCAAACCGCCTGA
- a CDS encoding ATP-dependent RecD-like DNA helicase gives MNKPALIYSEDQAAAHDGVSEMLRGAGIDLEDSLLMPPPGGADRVMAVTGKAGSGKTLLLAELYKALEGAGVEVVSGDYESRKRRDKRTLAILAPTNKAASVLRLRGVPATTIHRILYTPVYDPEYERIAEWLAGNGERPVDVEGLTELALDRAAAFYANNKSIPGALAAAGLRGSDFITGWKRREEPLDIGFVDEASMLDDKQFEDLKEIFPTLLLFGDPAQLAPVNQSGTMVFDRLPEKRVMNLNRIFRQDADNPILDLAHALADPDIGFERFERMVEETARGDDRVVWGQRVEVDLMARSPVLVWRNATRIRLINAFRQVHGAPEDALLEGEPLICDGLELPLKHRKKRLDLEARGLIKGAQVIYLGEGRKPGFSRLHVMGAEDPQVSAASIVKIEKPDEEEPFIPFAARMGATFLHGAAVTIHKAQGSQWETVQVFAPDLYAAARMGRMEAGQPLWKRLAYVAITRAQERLIWVVRNRLSKPGGPLAVDDLRSQPVAPLSLETTTEEGLS, from the coding sequence ATGAACAAGCCCGCGCTCATCTATTCCGAAGACCAGGCCGCCGCCCATGACGGCGTGTCCGAAATGCTGCGCGGCGCTGGGATTGATCTGGAAGACAGCCTGTTGATGCCGCCCCCCGGCGGCGCGGACCGGGTGATGGCGGTGACTGGAAAGGCGGGGTCGGGCAAGACTCTGCTGCTGGCGGAACTCTACAAGGCGCTGGAAGGCGCCGGGGTCGAGGTCGTCTCGGGTGATTACGAAAGCCGCAAGCGCCGCGACAAGCGCACGCTTGCGATTCTCGCGCCCACGAACAAGGCGGCGAGCGTGCTGCGCCTGCGCGGGGTGCCGGCGACGACGATCCATCGCATCCTTTACACCCCGGTTTACGACCCCGAGTATGAGCGGATCGCGGAATGGCTGGCAGGCAATGGCGAGCGGCCCGTGGACGTGGAGGGGCTGACGGAGCTGGCGCTGGACCGCGCGGCAGCGTTTTACGCGAACAACAAATCGATCCCCGGCGCCCTGGCGGCGGCGGGGCTGCGCGGGTCGGATTTCATCACAGGCTGGAAACGGCGCGAGGAGCCGCTGGATATCGGCTTTGTCGATGAGGCGTCGATGCTGGACGACAAACAGTTCGAGGATCTGAAAGAGATTTTCCCGACCCTGTTGCTGTTCGGGGACCCCGCCCAGCTGGCGCCGGTGAACCAGTCCGGGACGATGGTGTTCGACCGGCTGCCCGAAAAACGGGTGATGAACCTGAACCGGATCTTCCGGCAGGACGCGGACAATCCGATCCTGGATCTGGCCCACGCGCTGGCCGACCCCGATATCGGCTTTGAACGGTTCGAGCGGATGGTCGAAGAGACCGCACGCGGCGACGATCGTGTGGTCTGGGGCCAGCGGGTAGAGGTGGACCTGATGGCGCGGTCCCCGGTGCTGGTCTGGCGCAATGCCACGCGCATCCGGCTGATCAATGCGTTCCGCCAGGTCCATGGCGCGCCGGAGGATGCCCTGCTGGAGGGCGAGCCGCTGATCTGCGACGGGCTGGAGCTGCCGCTCAAGCACCGCAAGAAGCGGCTGGATCTGGAGGCGCGGGGCCTGATCAAGGGGGCGCAGGTGATCTATCTGGGCGAAGGACGCAAGCCCGGCTTCAGCCGGTTGCACGTCATGGGCGCCGAGGACCCTCAGGTGAGTGCCGCCAGCATCGTGAAGATCGAAAAGCCGGACGAGGAAGAGCCCTTCATCCCCTTTGCGGCCCGTATGGGGGCGACCTTTCTGCATGGGGCGGCGGTGACGATCCACAAGGCGCAGGGGTCGCAATGGGAAACGGTGCAGGTCTTTGCCCCTGATCTCTACGCCGCCGCGCGCATGGGCCGGATGGAGGCAGGCCAGCCGCTGTGGAAGCGTCTGGCCTATGTGGCGATTACCCGGGCGCAGGAGCGTCTGATCTGGGTGGTCCGCAACCGCCTGTCCAAGCCCGGTGGGCCGCTGGCCGTGGACGATCTGCGCAGCCAGCCGGTGGCGCCGCTGTCGCTGGAAACCACCACGGAGGAGGGTCTGTCATGA
- a CDS encoding SDR family oxidoreductase, translating into MKRIIVTGASSGIGRATAELFLEKGWRVGLIARRAEMLDEMAEAHENAVSLPADVTDAAAMARAFEAFGPLDVLFNNAGIFGASGPIDEIPLENWEQVMGVNLHGMFIAARLAFGAMRARGGGRIINNGSLSAHVPRPGSVCYTTTKHAITGLTRSLSLDGRPFGIACGQIDIGNAETDMVARLKDQNPGMDTMDVRHAANSVLHMAQLPLDANVQFLTVMATNMPFIGRG; encoded by the coding sequence ATGAAGCGCATCATCGTCACTGGCGCCAGTTCCGGGATCGGCCGGGCCACCGCAGAGCTGTTCCTGGAGAAGGGCTGGCGCGTGGGGCTGATCGCCCGTCGGGCCGAGATGCTGGATGAGATGGCCGAGGCCCACGAAAACGCGGTCTCGCTGCCCGCCGATGTGACGGATGCCGCCGCCATGGCCCGTGCCTTTGAGGCGTTCGGGCCGCTCGATGTCCTGTTCAACAACGCGGGCATCTTCGGCGCATCCGGTCCGATCGACGAGATCCCGCTGGAGAACTGGGAGCAGGTGATGGGCGTGAACCTGCACGGCATGTTCATCGCAGCCCGCCTCGCCTTCGGCGCGATGCGCGCGCGGGGCGGCGGGCGGATCATCAACAACGGCTCGCTTTCGGCGCATGTGCCGCGGCCCGGTTCGGTCTGCTACACCACGACGAAACATGCGATCACGGGGCTGACCCGGTCGCTGTCGCTGGATGGGCGGCCTTTCGGGATTGCCTGTGGCCAGATCGACATCGGCAACGCGGAAACCGACATGGTCGCCCGCCTGAAGGATCAGAACCCCGGCATGGACACGATGGATGTGCGCCATGCGGCCAACTCGGTCCTGCACATGGCCCAGCTGCCGCTTGATGCGAATGTGCAGTTCCTGACCGTCATGGCGACGAACATGCCCTTTATCGGGCGGGGCTAG
- a CDS encoding TIGR02186 family protein, translating into MRLLCVMAALVLITAQTLRAEEIVLGLSQAEVSITTNFDGSEILVYGAVKRDAPPPEDGKLGVIVTVSGPSKPVLVRRKERRFGIWINTDAVEVDRAPSYYAVVTSAPLDELLTRVEDLRHKISIPRAIRSVGAPMSIDNAALFTEALIRIRTRNDQYQVIEEGVKLDEDTLFRAAVRLPAALTEGTYATRIFLTRGGEVVAKYDTGIDVRKVGMERWLFNLSRENAFLYGLMSLVIAIGAGLGASAVFTALRR; encoded by the coding sequence ATGCGCCTGCTCTGCGTCATGGCCGCCCTCGTGCTGATCACCGCCCAGACCCTTCGGGCAGAGGAAATCGTGCTGGGGCTCAGCCAGGCCGAAGTGTCGATCACGACAAACTTCGACGGGTCCGAAATCCTGGTCTACGGCGCCGTCAAACGCGATGCGCCCCCGCCTGAAGACGGTAAGCTGGGCGTGATCGTCACCGTCTCCGGCCCGTCAAAGCCCGTTCTGGTCCGGCGCAAGGAACGGCGTTTCGGGATCTGGATCAACACGGACGCGGTCGAGGTCGACCGTGCGCCCAGCTACTACGCCGTGGTCACATCCGCCCCGCTGGACGAATTGCTGACACGGGTGGAGGACCTGCGCCACAAGATCTCGATCCCCCGCGCGATCCGCTCGGTCGGGGCCCCCATGAGCATCGACAACGCCGCCCTGTTCACCGAGGCGCTGATCCGCATCCGCACGCGGAACGACCAGTATCAGGTGATCGAGGAAGGGGTGAAACTGGACGAGGACACGCTGTTTCGCGCCGCCGTGCGCCTGCCCGCCGCCCTGACCGAAGGCACCTATGCCACGCGCATCTTTCTCACCCGCGGCGGCGAGGTGGTCGCCAAGTACGACACCGGCATCGACGTCCGAAAGGTCGGGATGGAGCGGTGGCTGTTCAACCTGTCCCGCGAAAACGCGTTTCTCTACGGACTGATGTCGCTGGTGATCGCCATCGGCGCGGGCCTGGGGGCGTCAGCCGTATTTACCGCGCTGCGCCGCTAG
- a CDS encoding sulfite exporter TauE/SafE family protein, with the protein MQIYLPIAEVSVNAFLVLGLGGLVGILSGMFGVGGGFLLTPLLFFIGIPPAVAVATGATQIVASSFSGVLAHFRRRTVDLRMGTVLLIGGLFGAALGILLFNYLRSLGQVDLLVRLFYVVFLGIIGALMFAESLRAIRNVKSGKPPARKKHNRVHGLPFKMRFRVSGLYISVIPPVMVGILVGILAAIMGVGGGFIMVPAMIYLLGMPTKVVIGTSLFQIIFVTAFTTMLHATTNYTVDVVLAVLLLLGGVLGAQVGTRIGVKMKAEQLRILLALLVLGVCAKLGLDLLLEPAELYSIGPVEVS; encoded by the coding sequence ATGCAAATCTACCTGCCCATCGCCGAAGTCTCGGTCAACGCATTCCTCGTGCTCGGGCTTGGCGGACTGGTGGGCATTTTGTCGGGCATGTTCGGCGTGGGCGGCGGCTTTCTTCTGACCCCGCTGTTGTTCTTCATCGGCATCCCGCCCGCTGTGGCCGTCGCCACGGGTGCGACACAGATCGTCGCCTCGTCCTTCTCGGGCGTGCTCGCGCATTTCAGGCGACGTACGGTCGATCTGCGCATGGGGACGGTGCTGCTGATCGGGGGCCTGTTCGGCGCGGCCCTCGGTATCCTGCTGTTCAACTACCTTCGGTCGCTCGGCCAGGTGGATCTGCTGGTGCGGCTGTTCTACGTCGTCTTCCTGGGCATCATCGGGGCGCTGATGTTTGCGGAATCCCTGCGCGCCATCCGCAATGTGAAATCGGGCAAACCACCCGCCCGCAAGAAACACAACCGCGTGCACGGCCTGCCGTTCAAGATGCGCTTTCGGGTGTCGGGCCTCTATATCTCGGTGATCCCGCCGGTGATGGTGGGCATTCTGGTGGGCATTCTGGCCGCGATCATGGGCGTCGGCGGCGGCTTCATCATGGTGCCCGCGATGATCTACCTGCTGGGGATGCCGACCAAGGTGGTGATCGGCACCTCGCTGTTCCAGATCATCTTTGTCACCGCCTTCACCACCATGCTGCATGCGACCACCAACTATACCGTCGATGTGGTGCTCGCGGTGCTGCTGCTGCTGGGCGGCGTGCTGGGCGCGCAGGTGGGCACCCGCATCGGGGTCAAGATGAAGGCAGAACAGCTGCGCATCCTGCTGGCGCTGCTGGTGCTGGGCGTCTGCGCAAAACTGGGGCTGGATCTGCTGCTGGAACCGGCGGAACTCTATTCCATCGGCCCGGTTGAGGTCTCGTGA
- a CDS encoding endonuclease/exonuclease/phosphatase family protein, whose protein sequence is MRIAAYNVENLFDRARVFNDENGSHQDVLDAHAEINTLFEKPEYTAADKARMLVLLTRLGMLNDNEGPYVRLRRIRGQLIRRPRDRDTPREIVADGREDWIGWVELKTETVDATAMLLTARVIFDVGADILAMIEAESRPVLKTFQEIMARKLDLPETYAHVMLIDGNDRRGIDVGLATRAGYPIGPMLSHADDLTPDGHPIFSRDCPEYEVATPGGETVTVLVNHFKSKFGGNDARSRAKRRAQAQAVAGYYQRLRAAGQDRVVVLGDLNDTPDSAELAPLLETDLRDASAHPAFTQVEFRAYNGQRGIGTFGLGNDDDKIDYLLLSPALFDRMTGGGLYRKGAWPGSRPPRWEVYPELTAPHHAASDHHLIWADIDL, encoded by the coding sequence ATGCGTATTGCCGCCTACAATGTCGAGAACCTGTTCGACCGCGCCCGTGTCTTCAACGATGAAAACGGCAGCCATCAGGACGTGCTGGATGCCCATGCCGAGATCAACACATTGTTTGAAAAGCCGGAGTATACGGCCGCTGACAAGGCGCGGATGCTGGTGCTGCTGACCCGGCTGGGGATGTTGAACGACAATGAAGGGCCCTATGTGCGGTTGCGCCGGATCCGCGGGCAGCTGATCCGGCGGCCCCGTGACCGCGACACCCCGCGCGAGATCGTGGCGGACGGGCGCGAGGACTGGATCGGCTGGGTGGAGCTGAAGACCGAAACGGTGGACGCCACCGCGATGTTGCTGACCGCGCGGGTCATCTTCGACGTCGGCGCCGACATTCTGGCGATGATCGAGGCCGAAAGCCGACCCGTGCTGAAGACCTTTCAGGAGATCATGGCCCGCAAGCTGGACCTGCCCGAGACCTACGCCCATGTGATGCTGATCGACGGCAACGACCGGCGGGGCATCGACGTGGGGCTGGCCACGCGGGCGGGCTATCCCATCGGGCCGATGCTGAGCCATGCGGACGACCTGACGCCGGATGGCCACCCGATCTTCAGCCGCGACTGTCCCGAGTACGAGGTCGCCACCCCGGGCGGAGAGACGGTGACAGTGCTGGTCAACCACTTCAAAAGCAAGTTCGGCGGCAACGACGCCCGGTCGCGCGCGAAACGGCGGGCGCAGGCGCAGGCGGTGGCGGGCTATTACCAGCGGCTGCGCGCGGCGGGGCAGGACCGTGTGGTGGTGCTGGGCGACCTGAACGACACGCCCGACAGCGCCGAACTGGCACCGCTGCTGGAGACCGATCTGCGCGACGCCTCTGCCCATCCGGCCTTCACGCAGGTCGAATTCCGCGCCTACAACGGGCAGCGCGGGATCGGGACCTTCGGGCTGGGCAACGACGACGACAAGATTGACTACCTGCTGCTGTCACCTGCGCTGTTCGACCGGATGACGGGCGGTGGTCTGTACCGGAAAGGCGCCTGGCCCGGCTCTCGCCCGCCACGCTGGGAGGTCTATCCGGAGTTGACCGCGCCGCATCACGCGGCGTCGGATCATCATCTGATCTGGGCGGACATCGACCTCTGA
- a CDS encoding ABC transporter permease has protein sequence MDYITLIQLLDSTVRFATPLLLACLAGLFSERAGIFDIGLEGKMLAAAFFTAAVAYLTGSAWVGLLGGIAASLVLAAIHGVASITFRGNQLISGVAINLLAAGMTVLVAQDWFRQGGRTPGLTGNARFEGITLPGADAIADVPVIGPLYAELISGHSVLVYIAFLAVPLTWWVLFRTRFGLRLRAVGENPAAVDTAGVSVVGLRYAAVLICGVLCGIAGAYLSTALQAGFVKDMSAGRGFIALAALIFAKWRPWYALWATLLFGLFGALETRPDVITALIGLKVPGPLLGGLPYVMTVIILAGFVGKAVPPRAGGAPYVKER, from the coding sequence ATGGACTATATCACCCTGATCCAGCTGCTCGATTCCACCGTGCGTTTCGCCACGCCGCTGTTGCTGGCCTGCCTTGCGGGCCTGTTTTCGGAACGCGCGGGCATCTTCGACATCGGGCTGGAAGGCAAGATGCTGGCCGCCGCCTTCTTTACCGCCGCCGTGGCCTATCTGACCGGATCGGCCTGGGTCGGCCTGCTGGGCGGCATCGCGGCCTCGCTGGTGCTGGCGGCGATCCACGGCGTCGCCTCGATCACCTTTCGCGGCAACCAGCTGATTTCGGGCGTGGCGATCAACCTGCTGGCGGCGGGCATGACCGTGCTGGTCGCCCAGGACTGGTTCCGTCAGGGCGGTCGCACACCGGGCCTGACCGGCAACGCAAGGTTCGAGGGAATTACCCTGCCCGGCGCCGATGCCATAGCGGACGTGCCGGTGATCGGCCCGCTCTATGCCGAGCTGATCTCGGGGCATTCGGTCCTGGTCTATATCGCCTTTCTTGCCGTGCCGCTGACCTGGTGGGTGCTGTTCCGCACCCGGTTTGGCCTGCGCCTGCGCGCCGTCGGCGAAAACCCCGCTGCGGTGGACACCGCAGGCGTCTCTGTCGTCGGGCTGCGCTATGCCGCCGTGCTGATCTGCGGCGTGCTCTGCGGCATTGCCGGTGCCTATCTCAGCACCGCCCTGCAGGCCGGCTTCGTCAAGGACATGTCGGCGGGGCGCGGCTTTATCGCGCTGGCCGCGTTGATCTTTGCCAAGTGGCGGCCGTGGTACGCGCTTTGGGCGACCCTGCTGTTCGGCCTCTTCGGCGCGCTGGAAACCCGGCCCGACGTGATCACCGCCCTGATCGGGCTGAAGGTCCCCGGCCCGCTGCTGGGCGGTCTGCCCTATGTCATGACGGTGATCATCCTCGCCGGTTTCGTGGGCAAGGCGGTGCCCCCCCGTGCCGGTGGCGCGCCCTACGTCAAGGAACGCTGA